A genomic region of Xanthomonas fragariae contains the following coding sequences:
- the rpsD gene encoding 30S ribosomal protein S4, whose product MARYIGPTCKLARREGADLSLKSPARALDSKCKLEQKPGQHGAARKGKLSDYATQLREKQKVKRIYGLLERQFRNYYKKASTKKGNTGENLLQLLETRLDNVCYRMGFAVTRPAARQLVSHRGVLVNGKSVNLASYQIKAGDAITLSEKAQKQLRVQEALTVAEQHDMTPSWVEVDSKKFSGVFKAVPDRADLPSDINEALIVELYSK is encoded by the coding sequence TCGGTCCTACCTGCAAGCTCGCGCGCCGTGAAGGCGCTGACCTTTCCCTCAAGAGCCCGGCGCGCGCGCTGGACTCCAAATGCAAGCTTGAACAGAAGCCCGGCCAACACGGCGCGGCTCGCAAAGGCAAGCTCTCCGACTACGCTACCCAGCTGCGTGAAAAGCAGAAGGTCAAGCGTATCTACGGTTTGCTGGAACGTCAGTTCCGCAACTACTACAAGAAGGCCTCGACCAAGAAGGGCAACACCGGCGAGAACTTGCTGCAGTTGTTGGAAACCCGTCTGGACAACGTCTGCTACCGCATGGGCTTTGCCGTCACCCGTCCGGCCGCGCGCCAGTTGGTGTCCCACCGTGGCGTGCTAGTCAATGGCAAGTCGGTGAATCTGGCTTCGTACCAGATTAAGGCTGGCGATGCGATCACGCTGTCGGAAAAGGCACAGAAGCAGCTGCGCGTGCAGGAAGCCCTGACCGTGGCTGAGCAGCACGACATGACGCCGTCGTGGGTTGAAGTCGATTCGAAGAAGTTCAGCGGCGTGTTCAAGGCTGTTCCGGATCGCGCTGACCTGCCTTCGGATATCAACGAAGCGCTGATCGTCGAGTTGTATTCGAAGTAA
- a CDS encoding DNA-directed RNA polymerase subunit alpha: MTVTANQVLRPRGPQIERLTDNRAKVVIEPLERGYGHTLGNALRRVLLSSIPGFAITEVEIDGVLHEYTTVEGLQEDVLDVLLNLKDVAIRMHSGDSATLSLSKQGPGTVTAADIRTDHNVEIINGDHVICHLTKDTALNMRLKIERGFGYQPAAARRRPDEETRTIGRLMLDASFSPVRRVAYAVEAARVEQRTDLDKLVIDIETNGTIDAEEAVRTAADILSDQLSVFGDFTHRDRGAAKPAASGVDPVLLRPIDDLELTVRSANCLKAESIYYIGDLIQKTEVELLKTPNLGKKSLTEIKEVLAQRGLALGMKLENWPPAGVAQHGMLG; encoded by the coding sequence ATGACGGTTACCGCCAACCAGGTTCTGCGCCCACGTGGTCCGCAGATCGAACGTCTTACCGACAACCGCGCAAAGGTCGTGATCGAGCCGTTGGAGCGCGGTTACGGGCACACGCTGGGCAATGCCCTGCGTCGTGTGCTGTTGTCGTCGATCCCGGGTTTTGCGATCACCGAGGTCGAGATCGACGGCGTGCTGCACGAATACACCACGGTCGAAGGGCTGCAGGAAGACGTGCTTGACGTCCTGCTCAACCTGAAAGACGTGGCGATTCGTATGCACAGTGGCGACAGCGCGACGCTGTCGTTGTCCAAGCAGGGTCCGGGTACGGTCACTGCGGCTGACATTCGGACTGATCACAACGTTGAGATCATCAACGGCGACCACGTGATCTGCCACCTGACCAAAGATACGGCGTTGAATATGCGCCTGAAGATCGAGCGCGGTTTCGGCTACCAGCCGGCTGCTGCACGTCGTCGTCCAGACGAAGAGACCCGCACCATTGGTCGTCTGATGCTGGACGCGTCGTTCTCGCCAGTGCGTCGCGTCGCCTACGCGGTGGAAGCTGCACGCGTCGAGCAGCGTACCGACCTCGACAAACTGGTGATCGATATCGAGACCAACGGCACGATCGATGCCGAGGAAGCTGTGCGTACTGCTGCCGACATCCTCAGCGATCAGCTGTCGGTGTTCGGTGACTTCACCCACCGCGACCGGGGTGCGGCCAAGCCGGCTGCCAGCGGCGTGGATCCGGTGCTGCTGCGCCCGATCGACGACCTCGAGCTGACTGTGCGTTCGGCCAACTGCCTCAAGGCCGAGAGCATCTACTACATCGGCGATCTAATTCAGAAGACCGAAGTGGAACTGCTCAAGACGCCGAATCTTGGCAAGAAGTCGCTGACCGAAATCAAGGAGGTGCTTGCCCAGCGCGGCCTTGCATTGGGCATGAAGCTGGAGAACTGGCCGCCGGCCGGTGTCGCCCAGCACGGCATGCTTGGTTAA